In Alphaproteobacteria bacterium US3C007, one genomic interval encodes:
- a CDS encoding ABC transporter permease subunit, with amino-acid sequence MPYIAGYIGLILLTLFVSRLVKKLLTPKQDFGSLKTVTFGDESAVNSNFAASVVSVLLVLILWGAFTGSKILPSFLHAPGPFRGNAEFTYTAETGDGLRDEARVKLIVHGIGEDIILPNLELGDGFAKNDVMAVKAYRTKLLKWDKNDEENRKMGAKIVAINGKPIEQGVAVYLENLRIALTPKGTLNVEPRKGWQMEPIWLPAPEAVWGRLIEISTQGFKNFPLLEHLGFSLFRVVVGFFIGAMVGIPLGYAMGLSDWFRGWFDPIVEFMRPVPPLALIPLVIIWAGIGEVGKVILLFLAALWIMAIAARAGVSGVKISKVHAAYSLGASRWQIMRFVVFPNSLPEIFTGARVAMGVCWGTVVAAELVAAEKGAGMMIMVASKFQQTDIVILGIILIGIIGFGIDMLMRWVERVMVPWKGRG; translated from the coding sequence ATGCCCTATATCGCCGGTTATATTGGCTTAATCCTGTTAACCCTTTTTGTGTCGCGGCTGGTAAAGAAACTTCTTACACCCAAGCAAGATTTTGGTTCATTGAAAACCGTGACCTTTGGAGATGAAAGTGCGGTAAATTCAAATTTTGCAGCTTCTGTTGTTTCTGTTCTGTTGGTTTTGATTTTATGGGGGGCCTTCACCGGATCAAAAATTTTACCGTCGTTTCTGCATGCACCCGGCCCTTTTCGGGGAAATGCTGAATTCACTTACACGGCTGAAACCGGTGATGGTCTGCGCGATGAAGCGAGAGTGAAACTTATTGTCCATGGCATCGGTGAAGATATAATCCTCCCAAACCTAGAATTGGGTGATGGTTTCGCCAAAAATGATGTCATGGCCGTCAAAGCTTATCGCACGAAATTACTGAAATGGGATAAAAATGACGAAGAAAACCGCAAAATGGGAGCTAAGATTGTTGCAATTAATGGTAAGCCGATTGAGCAGGGCGTCGCGGTTTATTTAGAGAATCTTCGTATTGCTTTAACGCCAAAAGGCACTTTGAATGTTGAGCCTCGAAAAGGTTGGCAGATGGAGCCTATATGGTTGCCGGCGCCCGAAGCCGTCTGGGGGCGGCTGATAGAAATATCGACCCAAGGCTTCAAGAACTTTCCTTTGCTTGAACATTTGGGTTTTTCGCTATTTCGAGTTGTGGTCGGGTTTTTTATTGGCGCGATGGTGGGTATACCTTTGGGCTACGCCATGGGCTTGTCCGATTGGTTTCGTGGCTGGTTTGATCCGATTGTTGAATTTATGAGGCCGGTCCCGCCGCTTGCTCTGATCCCGTTGGTGATTATTTGGGCGGGTATTGGGGAAGTTGGCAAAGTGATTTTGTTATTCCTCGCTGCACTTTGGATTATGGCCATCGCCGCGCGTGCAGGCGTGTCTGGAGTTAAAATTTCAAAAGTGCACGCTGCTTATTCATTGGGCGCAAGCAGATGGCAGATAATGCGCTTTGTCGTATTCCCCAATAGCTTGCCAGAAATTTTTACCGGGGCGCGAGTAGCCATGGGCGTGTGTTGGGGCACGGTGGTTGCCGCTGAACTTGTGGCAGCGGAAAAAGGCGCAGGCATGATGATTATGGTTGCGTCAAAATTCCAGCAGACGGATATTGTTATCCTGGGCATTATCCTGATTGGGATCATTGGCTTTGGCATAGACATGCTTATGCGCTGGGTCGAACGGGTTATGGTGCCCTGGAAAGGGCGGGGCTAA
- a CDS encoding aldehyde dehydrogenase has protein sequence MKPYKMLIDGAWVEARDGGTFTSINPATGEEWAEIPEATAEDVDCAVRAADRAFREGPWAQMNATQRGHCLRRLADLLAAQSETLGEIETRDTGKLFAETRWQAKYISEFYHFFAGAADKIHGETLPIDKPDMFVFTNREPLGVIAAVVPWNSQLFLAAVKIGPALAAGNTVVMKASEHAPAALLEFGNLIAQAGIPDGVVNIVTGHGDPCGKVLTSHPMVARVSFTGGPGSARHVIQNTTENFAELSLELGGKSPFIVFEDADIESAVNGSVAGIFGASGQSCVAGSRLLVHEDIADEFLKRMVKIAQAVTIGDPMAGETEMGPLCTYGQLENIEREVARAVEEGGQILSGGKRVNAGSDLYYEPTIIDCPSPNLHIVDTELFGPVLSVLRFRTESEALALANDTVHGLAAGIFTKDGARALRMSKSVRAGIVWVNTYRAVSPIAEFGGMKNSGYGRESGFQAVYDYTRPKTVWMNMSSEPLGSQFVSR, from the coding sequence ATGAAACCTTATAAGATGTTGATCGATGGCGCATGGGTAGAGGCCCGCGATGGCGGAACATTCACCAGTATTAATCCTGCGACAGGTGAAGAATGGGCGGAAATTCCAGAGGCCACGGCCGAAGATGTGGATTGCGCTGTGCGCGCTGCAGATAGGGCTTTTCGTGAAGGGCCGTGGGCTCAGATGAACGCAACCCAACGCGGCCATTGTTTGCGCCGCTTGGCAGATTTACTTGCCGCGCAGTCTGAGACGCTGGGAGAAATCGAAACGCGTGATACTGGGAAATTATTTGCAGAAACGCGGTGGCAGGCAAAATATATCAGCGAATTTTATCATTTTTTCGCTGGAGCGGCTGATAAAATTCATGGCGAAACGCTTCCGATTGATAAACCGGATATGTTTGTTTTTACCAATCGTGAGCCCTTGGGGGTGATTGCCGCGGTTGTGCCGTGGAACAGCCAGTTATTTTTGGCAGCGGTGAAAATTGGACCAGCACTTGCGGCGGGAAACACCGTTGTTATGAAGGCCTCGGAACATGCACCTGCGGCGCTATTAGAGTTTGGAAATTTGATTGCGCAAGCAGGCATTCCCGATGGGGTGGTCAACATCGTGACGGGGCATGGTGATCCTTGTGGGAAGGTGCTTACCTCGCATCCGATGGTGGCGCGCGTTTCATTCACCGGAGGGCCAGGCTCGGCCCGTCACGTAATCCAAAATACAACAGAAAATTTCGCCGAACTCAGTTTGGAATTGGGGGGAAAATCTCCGTTTATCGTATTTGAAGATGCGGATATTGAAAGCGCTGTAAACGGATCAGTCGCGGGTATATTTGGGGCGTCTGGGCAAAGCTGCGTGGCGGGTTCGCGGTTGCTTGTGCATGAAGATATTGCGGATGAATTTTTAAAGCGGATGGTGAAGATTGCGCAGGCCGTCACGATTGGCGATCCTATGGCTGGCGAAACCGAGATGGGGCCTTTATGTACCTATGGGCAACTCGAAAACATCGAACGCGAGGTAGCGCGCGCTGTCGAGGAAGGCGGCCAGATTCTAAGCGGTGGAAAACGGGTAAATGCCGGTTCGGATTTGTATTATGAGCCAACGATTATCGACTGCCCCTCCCCAAACCTTCACATAGTTGATACTGAATTATTTGGCCCGGTTTTAAGCGTGCTGCGGTTTAGAACAGAAAGCGAAGCCTTGGCTTTAGCCAATGATACGGTGCATGGCCTTGCAGCGGGGATTTTTACCAAAGACGGAGCGCGGGCGCTGCGGATGTCAAAATCAGTAAGGGCGGGCATCGTTTGGGTGAATACCTATCGGGCAGTCTCTCCCATTGCTGAGTTTGGTGGAATGAAAAACTCTGGCTATGGCCGCGAAAGCGGCTTTCAAGCCGTTTATGATTATACGCGCCCTAAAACTGTGTGGATGAACATGTCTTCAGAGCCGTTGGGCAGCCAGTTCGTATCTCGTTAA
- the hisD gene encoding histidinol dehydrogenase, translated as MARNYLKKATLTAQSDASNVHDIVRGILNDIEEGGDAKAIEYAQKFDKYDGNVILTQEEIAAACELVPQKLKEDIQFAHENVRRFAEAQKATVSDVEHEVVPGLIAGQKAIPVDAAGCYVPGGRYSHIASAIMTVTTAKVAGCNHIMATSPPRPGVGVAPAIIYAAHICGADTIMALGGVQGIAAMTFGLFGLPKANILVGPGNQFVAEAKRILFGRVGIDMIAGPTDSLVLADKSADPHIVATDLVSQAEHGYNSPVWLVTDSKDLAEDVMNRIPKLINDLPDLNRDNALAAWRDYAEVIVCADREEMAATSDEYAPEHLTVQAEDLDWWRGRLSCYGSLFLGEETTVSYGDKASGTNHVLPTSGAAAYTGGLSVHKYMKIVTWQQATREGSKRVAQATARISRLEGMEGHARAADVRLAKYFPGENFDLSANG; from the coding sequence ATGGCACGAAACTACCTGAAAAAAGCAACGCTTACCGCACAATCCGATGCATCAAATGTCCATGATATTGTTCGAGGGATATTGAACGATATTGAAGAAGGCGGCGATGCGAAAGCGATCGAATACGCGCAAAAATTCGATAAATACGATGGCAATGTTATTCTGACGCAAGAAGAAATTGCCGCCGCTTGCGAATTGGTGCCACAAAAGCTGAAAGAAGACATTCAATTCGCCCATGAAAATGTGCGCCGGTTTGCAGAGGCGCAAAAAGCCACGGTAAGCGATGTTGAACATGAGGTTGTTCCAGGATTGATTGCGGGTCAAAAAGCCATTCCGGTTGACGCGGCGGGTTGTTACGTGCCCGGAGGCCGTTACAGCCATATTGCCAGTGCAATTATGACGGTGACAACGGCGAAAGTGGCGGGCTGCAATCATATTATGGCCACCTCCCCTCCCCGGCCGGGCGTTGGCGTCGCGCCTGCGATTATTTACGCCGCCCATATCTGCGGGGCCGATACGATTATGGCATTAGGGGGCGTTCAAGGCATTGCTGCAATGACATTCGGGTTGTTTGGATTGCCCAAAGCCAATATTTTGGTTGGGCCGGGCAATCAATTCGTAGCCGAGGCAAAACGCATTCTGTTTGGCCGCGTTGGCATTGATATGATCGCAGGGCCGACCGATAGTTTGGTTCTGGCAGATAAATCCGCCGACCCGCATATCGTTGCGACCGATTTGGTCAGCCAAGCCGAACACGGCTATAATTCCCCCGTCTGGCTGGTGACTGATAGCAAAGACTTGGCCGAAGACGTAATGAATCGAATTCCAAAGCTGATCAATGATCTTCCAGACTTGAACCGGGATAATGCGCTTGCCGCATGGCGCGATTACGCAGAGGTCATCGTGTGCGCAGACCGCGAAGAAATGGCCGCCACATCGGATGAATACGCCCCCGAGCATTTGACTGTACAGGCCGAGGATCTGGATTGGTGGCGCGGCCGCTTAAGCTGCTATGGATCTTTGTTCTTGGGCGAAGAAACAACCGTCTCTTATGGCGATAAAGCATCGGGCACCAATCATGTGCTGCCCACATCGGGCGCAGCCGCGTATACTGGTGGATTATCAGTGCATAAATATATGAAAATCGTCACCTGGCAGCAGGCCACGCGCGAGGGCTCGAAACGGGTTGCGCAAGCCACCGCGCGGATTTCTCGGTTGGAAGGCATGGAGGGTCACGCTCGCGCCGCTGACGTGCGGCTTGCCAAATATTTTCCCGGGGAAAACTTTGATCTGAGCGCGAATGGCTGA
- a CDS encoding amino acid synthesis family protein, which yields MPIEIRRTLLWKQKTFIEGWKSVDTPTQLMASMAIIKNPWFGRGHVENMRPEIQAHGPVIGKLLTEMLLDETGDLLEGCGKASVVGMGGEIEHAQAMTHTLHFGNQFREAIGAKSYLAFSNTRGAANCAITIPLMDKHDAGRRSHYQTIQTSVVDAPADDEILIALGASIGGHPNHRIGDRYQDLKDLGRDLDNPAGV from the coding sequence ATGCCGATTGAAATCCGCCGAACGCTGCTTTGGAAACAAAAAACCTTTATCGAGGGGTGGAAAAGCGTGGACACCCCCACCCAATTGATGGCGTCTATGGCCATTATAAAAAACCCTTGGTTTGGCCGTGGGCATGTTGAAAATATGCGCCCTGAAATCCAAGCGCATGGGCCGGTTATTGGCAAATTATTGACAGAAATGCTGCTCGATGAAACGGGCGATTTGCTTGAGGGCTGCGGCAAGGCAAGCGTGGTGGGCATGGGCGGAGAAATTGAACATGCCCAAGCGATGACGCATACGCTCCATTTTGGAAATCAGTTTCGCGAAGCGATTGGTGCCAAAAGCTATCTGGCCTTTTCAAATACGCGCGGCGCGGCGAATTGCGCAATAACAATTCCTTTGATGGATAAGCATGATGCAGGCCGTAGATCGCATTATCAAACAATCCAAACCAGCGTGGTTGACGCACCGGCTGATGATGAGATTCTTATTGCCTTGGGGGCCTCGATCGGCGGGCATCCCAACCACCGCATTGGCGATAGATATCAAGATTTAAAGGATCTGGGCCGCGATTTAGATAATCCGGCAGGCGTTTAA
- a CDS encoding ABC transporter ATP-binding protein — protein MSGLSIQNISMRFDLPNGECVQALKDVTLDLKAGELMSVLGPSGCGKTTLLNIVAGFLAPTQGEILLNGEKVTGPNAERGMVFQQGALFEWMNVRENVGFGPRMKGISTAQSREKVDHLLDVVGLRDFKDKAVYELSGGMQQRVALARCLANDPDVILMDEPLGALDALTREKMQSLVLKLWKETGKTIILITHSVEEALLLGERLLVMAPRPGRIHREYRLPFADLGVDADLRDIKKHVEYANRREEILEMIWNMEEEIMGRSEATV, from the coding sequence ATGTCTGGACTGTCCATCCAAAATATTTCAATGCGCTTTGATTTGCCAAACGGTGAGTGCGTGCAAGCTTTGAAGGATGTCACCCTCGACTTGAAAGCAGGTGAATTGATGTCTGTTTTGGGGCCCTCTGGATGTGGTAAAACTACATTATTAAACATTGTTGCCGGATTTCTCGCGCCAACGCAGGGTGAAATTCTATTAAATGGCGAAAAGGTAACTGGCCCCAATGCCGAACGTGGCATGGTGTTTCAACAGGGTGCTTTGTTTGAGTGGATGAACGTAAGAGAAAACGTGGGCTTTGGTCCACGGATGAAAGGAATAAGCACCGCACAATCGCGCGAAAAAGTGGATCATTTGCTTGATGTGGTTGGGCTGCGGGATTTTAAAGATAAAGCAGTATATGAGCTTTCTGGGGGCATGCAGCAGCGTGTTGCATTAGCCCGATGCCTCGCCAATGATCCAGATGTAATTTTAATGGACGAGCCATTAGGCGCACTTGATGCGCTTACTCGCGAAAAGATGCAGTCGTTGGTTTTGAAGCTATGGAAGGAAACCGGCAAAACAATTATTTTGATTACGCATTCTGTAGAGGAAGCTTTGCTGCTGGGCGAGCGCCTTTTGGTGATGGCTCCGCGCCCGGGCCGTATTCATCGTGAATATCGTCTTCCTTTTGCTGATCTAGGCGTTGATGCCGACCTTCGTGATATTAAAAAACACGTCGAATATGCCAATCGGCGCGAAGAGATTTTGGAAATGATCTGGAATATGGAAGAAGAAATTATGGGACGTTCGGAGGCAACGGTTTGA
- a CDS encoding FAD-binding oxidoreductase has translation MPNLSTAPSDDVLDQIKAILGHGGWKAGAEAISYFDDPRGRFCGAAFLVVLPESTQQVSEIVSLCNREKIALIPYGGGTGVVAGQLSIETENMLILSLERMNSISEVSEDDCTVTVQAGCILAHLHAAANEKALQFPLSMASKGSCSVGGNLATNAGGIQVVRYGNTRDLCLGIEAVLPCGSILSDLSPLHKDNTGYDLKHLLIGSEGTLGVITAATFKLTPLDPETVTMLCAVSSPTAALALYKKLRLNLRESISALELLSDFGLDLVASCFSDLKKPFKQDYSWYVLIEAGGAEGIIEQALGAVADCLETGLVQDAVIAQSDTQRATLWRLRENTPEANRLSGAFVSSDTSVPISKVEAFIHATCAAVKAINPDLRVNTYGHIGDGNIHHNILPPQGVTKAAFLKAEPDAAERIRMVINDATVEFGGSISAEHGIGRLKTQDLEAYVSPVKRRALKAIKSALDPNNIMNPGAVLR, from the coding sequence ATGCCAAACCTTTCTACAGCGCCATCAGATGATGTTTTGGATCAAATTAAAGCCATCCTGGGCCATGGTGGATGGAAGGCTGGAGCTGAGGCTATCAGTTATTTTGATGATCCGAGAGGGCGGTTTTGCGGGGCGGCATTTTTGGTGGTGTTGCCCGAGTCAACTCAGCAGGTATCTGAGATTGTAAGCCTCTGTAATAGAGAAAAAATTGCCCTTATTCCCTATGGCGGCGGAACGGGTGTGGTGGCGGGCCAACTTTCAATTGAAACCGAAAATATGCTTATTCTATCGCTTGAACGGATGAATAGCATCAGTGAGGTTTCTGAAGATGACTGCACTGTGACGGTGCAAGCAGGCTGTATATTGGCGCATCTGCACGCTGCGGCTAACGAGAAAGCGCTGCAATTTCCGCTCAGCATGGCTTCTAAGGGCAGCTGTAGTGTTGGCGGGAATCTTGCTACCAATGCAGGGGGGATACAGGTCGTGCGCTATGGCAACACGCGAGATCTATGTTTGGGGATAGAAGCCGTGTTGCCCTGCGGCTCTATTCTAAGCGATCTCAGCCCTTTGCATAAAGACAATACGGGGTATGATCTTAAACATCTTTTGATTGGAAGTGAGGGGACATTGGGCGTGATAACTGCGGCCACATTCAAGCTCACACCACTCGACCCTGAAACGGTGACTATGCTTTGCGCGGTATCGTCTCCTACCGCTGCCCTTGCGCTTTATAAAAAGTTACGCCTCAATTTGCGTGAAAGTATTTCAGCGCTCGAATTGTTGAGCGATTTCGGCTTAGATTTGGTGGCCAGTTGTTTTTCAGATCTAAAAAAACCCTTTAAGCAAGATTATAGCTGGTATGTGTTGATCGAGGCAGGCGGCGCCGAAGGTATTATCGAACAAGCTTTGGGCGCGGTGGCCGATTGTTTGGAGACGGGTTTGGTGCAAGACGCGGTGATTGCACAATCTGATACGCAGCGCGCCACCCTGTGGCGATTGCGCGAAAATACACCCGAGGCGAACCGGTTGTCAGGTGCGTTTGTAAGCAGTGATACATCGGTTCCTATAAGCAAAGTTGAAGCGTTCATTCACGCGACATGCGCCGCGGTAAAAGCGATTAATCCGGATCTGAGGGTCAACACATATGGGCATATCGGCGATGGGAATATACATCACAATATTTTACCACCCCAAGGCGTCACGAAAGCCGCATTTCTAAAAGCAGAACCAGACGCGGCTGAACGCATTCGCATGGTGATAAACGATGCCACGGTGGAATTTGGTGGCTCGATTAGCGCTGAGCATGGGATTGGCCGCTTGAAAACGCAAGACCTTGAAGCTTATGTCAGTCCGGTAAAGCGTCGCGCGCTTAAGGCGATAAAATCGGCACTTGATCCCAACAATATTATGAACCCCGGCGCGGTGCTTCGTTAA
- a CDS encoding SDR family oxidoreductase, with protein MADPNTLFDLSGRVACVTGASSGLGQQAASALAAAGAQVIGVARRAEALSDWAERIGPEAATLSADLSERSQIKEIAAQIAAPFGAPDIVVHAAGINTRETADNVTDEGWDITLNLNLAAPFFLSQALVSGMKAKGWGRIVNFASLQTTRAFPGGVSYGASKAGIAQLTRAMAEAWSGFGINTNAIGPGFFPTELTGPVFADAERSARNAAQTCIGRNGDVSDIDGPLLFLCSQASAYVTGQVLMVDGGYTAK; from the coding sequence ATGGCTGATCCAAACACGCTTTTTGATCTGTCGGGGCGCGTTGCTTGCGTCACTGGGGCCAGTTCTGGCCTGGGGCAACAGGCAGCCTCGGCTTTGGCCGCGGCTGGTGCGCAGGTCATTGGCGTGGCGCGGCGCGCAGAAGCGCTTTCGGATTGGGCCGAGCGTATCGGGCCAGAAGCCGCTACCCTGTCTGCCGACCTGTCTGAGCGCAGCCAGATAAAAGAGATCGCCGCTCAAATCGCCGCCCCGTTCGGCGCGCCCGACATAGTGGTTCATGCAGCCGGAATAAACACCCGCGAAACCGCTGATAACGTAACCGATGAAGGCTGGGACATAACGCTCAACCTCAATCTTGCAGCACCGTTTTTTCTAAGTCAGGCGCTTGTGTCGGGTATGAAAGCCAAAGGCTGGGGCCGGATCGTAAATTTCGCATCGCTTCAAACCACGCGCGCCTTTCCCGGCGGAGTCAGCTACGGCGCGTCGAAAGCTGGCATTGCACAATTGACGCGCGCGATGGCAGAAGCTTGGTCGGGCTTTGGGATTAACACCAATGCGATTGGGCCCGGGTTCTTCCCAACCGAGCTAACAGGGCCGGTTTTTGCGGATGCCGAGCGCTCTGCCCGCAATGCCGCCCAAACCTGCATCGGCCGTAATGGAGATGTGTCAGACATAGACGGCCCCCTTTTGTTTCTATGCTCACAGGCCTCTGCCTATGTGACGGGACAGGTTCTGATGGTCGATGGCGGCTATACCGCGAAATAA
- a CDS encoding ABC transporter substrate-binding protein, giving the protein MSNKSKLIGAVAGATLALGAQTVLAGGHQEMTVAYFLEWPMPFEYAKQMGTYDEELGVKVNWVSFDSGVKMSAAMASGDVHLSVSQGVPPFVVATSAGQDLQILDVAVSYADNDNCVVRSDLEIDKSSTEELAGKKVAVPLGTAAHYGFLKQMDHFGVDVGSMEIVDMDPPDGAAAIAQGAVDMFCGWGGSLRRAKEHGNILLTGAEKTELGILVFDVTSGPAGWVAENSDLVAKFLKVTADANAMWADSSNHAMMLPAIAKDAGMDEAATADTMATFVFPTVDSQLSSTWLGGGAQEFMKGVADVFVTAGSIDSALGSYADNVNVGPLETANGM; this is encoded by the coding sequence ATGTCGAATAAATCAAAACTGATCGGTGCGGTTGCCGGTGCGACTCTCGCGCTCGGTGCGCAGACAGTCTTGGCCGGTGGGCATCAGGAAATGACGGTAGCATATTTTCTAGAGTGGCCAATGCCATTTGAGTATGCAAAACAAATGGGAACTTATGACGAAGAGTTAGGTGTAAAGGTCAACTGGGTGAGCTTTGATTCTGGTGTGAAAATGTCCGCAGCTATGGCCTCGGGTGATGTTCACTTATCAGTAAGCCAGGGTGTTCCGCCTTTTGTGGTTGCAACCTCGGCTGGCCAAGACCTTCAAATCTTAGATGTAGCTGTTAGCTACGCTGACAACGATAACTGCGTCGTCAGAAGCGATCTTGAAATTGACAAAAGCAGCACTGAAGAGTTGGCCGGTAAAAAAGTGGCCGTGCCTTTGGGTACAGCAGCGCATTATGGTTTCTTGAAGCAAATGGACCATTTTGGTGTTGACGTTGGCAGCATGGAAATAGTGGACATGGATCCACCAGATGGCGCTGCTGCAATCGCGCAAGGCGCTGTGGATATGTTCTGCGGTTGGGGTGGTTCGTTACGCCGCGCGAAAGAGCACGGAAACATTCTGCTTACGGGTGCTGAAAAAACTGAACTAGGTATTTTGGTTTTTGACGTCACTTCTGGTCCAGCAGGCTGGGTAGCGGAAAACAGCGATCTAGTTGCCAAATTTCTCAAGGTGACCGCCGATGCAAACGCGATGTGGGCGGATTCTTCCAACCATGCCATGATGCTTCCTGCCATTGCGAAAGACGCTGGTATGGATGAGGCGGCAACAGCAGATACAATGGCGACATTTGTATTCCCAACTGTCGACAGCCAATTGTCTTCAACATGGCTCGGTGGTGGCGCACAGGAATTTATGAAGGGTGTTGCAGACGTCTTTGTGACAGCTGGAAGTATCGATTCAGCATTGGGTAGCTATGCTGACAACGTGAATGTTGGTCCGTTGGAAACAGCAAACGGAATGTAA
- a CDS encoding LLM class flavin-dependent oxidoreductase produces MKFHIAINLERSEPSVDMKEVRDHTLEMVQMADEAGFEIAWAAEHHALEMTIAPNPFHMMTWWADHTKNIRLGCGVANASYWHPIKLAGEAALVDLLSDGRMDLGLGSGAYQREFDRLRPGLSQKDGWKYLQEMLPLIPKLWAGDVEHNGEFWQFPTATSCPKPIQDSVPIWVAARSPTTFDHAVDNNCNIMSWPLTMPFSEAEKYRDLLEDSKARLNPEYSGKFAMMRHAVLYETESDRQAALDAVRQVLARFGNLMMQAGDVVNGYPDMVPLETLEGNARVDPAMLEENLMFGSPEIVVEKLKQYQSIGVDAFIYYASLGLDMERQKRSLRLFIDQVLPAFAEVKEFAHAD; encoded by the coding sequence ATGAAATTTCATATTGCCATAAATTTAGAACGAAGCGAACCCTCTGTGGATATGAAAGAGGTGCGTGATCACACGCTTGAAATGGTGCAAATGGCAGATGAGGCCGGTTTTGAGATTGCTTGGGCTGCCGAACACCATGCGTTGGAAATGACGATTGCGCCAAACCCGTTTCATATGATGACCTGGTGGGCAGATCACACCAAAAATATCCGCCTTGGATGCGGTGTGGCCAATGCCTCTTATTGGCATCCGATCAAACTGGCAGGCGAAGCGGCTTTGGTGGATCTGTTGAGCGATGGGCGGATGGATCTGGGGCTGGGATCGGGGGCTTATCAACGCGAATTTGATAGGCTACGCCCTGGTTTAAGCCAAAAAGACGGGTGGAAATATCTGCAAGAAATGTTGCCTTTAATTCCGAAGCTTTGGGCCGGTGATGTGGAACATAATGGAGAGTTTTGGCAATTTCCAACCGCCACATCTTGCCCGAAACCTATACAAGACAGCGTGCCCATCTGGGTGGCTGCGCGCTCTCCAACAACCTTTGATCATGCGGTAGACAACAATTGCAATATTATGAGTTGGCCTTTGACAATGCCGTTTTCCGAGGCGGAAAAATACCGCGACCTGCTTGAAGATAGTAAAGCCCGTTTGAACCCTGAATATTCAGGTAAATTTGCCATGATGCGCCACGCTGTTCTTTATGAAACGGAAAGTGATCGGCAAGCGGCGCTAGATGCTGTGCGGCAGGTTTTGGCCCGCTTTGGCAATTTAATGATGCAAGCAGGTGATGTTGTGAACGGATATCCCGATATGGTTCCGCTGGAAACATTAGAGGGCAATGCCCGCGTCGACCCCGCGATGCTGGAAGAAAACTTAATGTTCGGATCTCCAGAGATTGTTGTAGAAAAACTTAAGCAGTATCAATCTATTGGCGTTGATGCATTTATTTATTACGCCTCTCTGGGGCTGGATATGGAACGTCAGAAACGATCGCTGCGTTTGTTTATTGACCAGGTACTGCCCGCATTTGCTGAAGTAAAGGAATTTGCCCATGCCGATTGA
- a CDS encoding alpha/beta fold hydrolase, translated as MARTKDGTAYEITGPQGAAWVVLIHGLGLTHASTWGGIAPTLAQEFQILSYDLLGHGETDLPSGRVDLKRLGQQVVDLMDELSIDRAALVGFSLGGMINRRVAIDHPSRVSALGILNAPHERGEKQQRLVEERARASSAEGPSANIDTTLARWFTPDFRVHSSQQVAALRDIVVANDPRNYAIHRQILAEGVTELIRPTPALKQPSLIMTCQNDSGSTPAMSQAIAQEIMDSELSILPKLQHLGLLEDPNAFAGPLLAFLRSKLPEG; from the coding sequence ATGGCAAGAACCAAAGATGGCACCGCCTATGAGATAACAGGTCCTCAGGGCGCAGCTTGGGTTGTGCTCATCCATGGGCTGGGTTTAACGCATGCCAGCACGTGGGGTGGCATTGCGCCAACCTTGGCGCAGGAGTTTCAAATTCTGAGCTATGATCTTTTAGGCCATGGTGAAACGGATCTGCCCTCAGGGCGCGTTGACCTAAAACGTTTGGGGCAACAAGTGGTCGATTTGATGGATGAGCTGTCTATTGATCGCGCCGCGTTGGTTGGGTTTTCACTTGGTGGGATGATCAATCGGCGCGTGGCGATTGATCATCCAAGCCGCGTCTCTGCGCTGGGAATATTAAACGCACCACATGAGCGGGGGGAAAAGCAGCAGCGTTTGGTGGAAGAGCGGGCCCGCGCCAGTTCAGCAGAGGGACCATCTGCCAATATCGATACAACGCTTGCCCGATGGTTTACGCCGGATTTTCGCGTCCATTCTTCACAGCAGGTGGCCGCTCTACGCGATATTGTGGTGGCGAATGATCCAAGAAATTATGCCATCCATCGCCAGATTTTAGCCGAGGGTGTAACCGAACTGATCCGCCCAACGCCTGCCTTAAAGCAGCCCAGTCTTATCATGACCTGCCAGAATGACAGCGGCTCAACGCCTGCAATGAGCCAGGCGATTGCGCAGGAAATCATGGACTCTGAGCTGAGTATTCTGCCCAAATTGCAGCATTTGGGCTTGCTAGAAGATCCAAACGCTTTTGCAGGTCCGCTTCTGGCCTTTTTGCGAAGCAAACTGCCCGAGGGCTAG